A section of the Polynucleobacter sp. AP-Sving-400A-A2 genome encodes:
- a CDS encoding IclR family transcriptional regulator has translation MIDRQFAINLSRGLEVLRAFNPADQLLGNKELCERTSLPKATVSRLTYTLEKLGYLLKVDRLQKYRLGPGVLMLGYPMLAGLEIRHLARPHMEQLATKTKWTVNLGMLGRLEVIYIDAMRLDRRNFLKPDIGSSRPLLTTSIGRALLLASSEKDQNAILNRIKITDPAQYRKDLHHFNRDKAFYEKNSYCLSLGDWEPNVCAVSVPLRVGSSDDPTTALNCTLSGSKLSQQEIHQFIIPHLLEAKHNIEKDSGRIFISRKS, from the coding sequence ATGATCGATCGTCAGTTTGCAATAAATCTAAGTAGGGGCCTAGAAGTGCTGAGGGCGTTTAATCCCGCTGACCAATTATTGGGCAACAAAGAGTTATGTGAAAGAACTTCGCTCCCTAAGGCAACAGTTTCGCGTCTAACTTACACACTTGAAAAATTGGGTTACTTATTGAAGGTAGATAGATTACAAAAATATCGCCTTGGACCTGGAGTTTTAATGTTGGGTTATCCCATGTTGGCTGGCCTAGAAATTCGACATTTAGCTCGCCCTCATATGGAGCAGTTGGCTACCAAAACAAAATGGACGGTTAATTTAGGGATGCTTGGACGTCTTGAAGTTATATATATAGACGCAATGCGACTTGATCGTCGGAATTTTTTAAAGCCAGATATTGGAAGTAGTAGGCCACTTTTAACTACTTCGATAGGGCGCGCTCTTTTACTTGCCTCCTCGGAAAAAGATCAGAATGCTATCCTTAATAGAATAAAGATTACTGATCCTGCCCAGTATCGTAAAGACTTACACCACTTTAATCGAGATAAAGCGTTTTATGAAAAAAATTCATACTGCCTGAGTCTTGGTGACTGGGAACCAAATGTATGCGCTGTATCAGTCCCGCTTAGGGTTGGAAGTAGTGATGATCCAACTACTGCGCTAAATTGCACTCTCAGTGGTTCAAAGCTTTCGCAGCAAGAGATTCATCAATTTATTATTCCGCATTTACTTGAAGCAAAACATAATATTGAAAAGGATAGTGGAAGAATTTTTATCAGCAGAAAATCTTGA